One part of the Chrysemys picta bellii isolate R12L10 chromosome 14, ASM1138683v2, whole genome shotgun sequence genome encodes these proteins:
- the TSHZ3 gene encoding teashirt homolog 3 isoform X1 — protein sequence MPRRKQQAPRRAAAYVSDELKAAALVEEDMEPDENAIDGEPSAKYVCPEKDYSKNCQSYQNSPAAEFSSHEMDSESHISETSDRMADFESSSIKNEEESKEVAIPLEDSAVSDSLEQMKAVYNNFLSNSYWSNLNLNLHQPTSEKNNGSSSSSSSSSSSCGSGSFDWHQTAMAKTLQQVSQSRILPEPSLFSTVQLYRQSSKLYGSIFTGASKFRCKDCSAAYDTLVELTVHMNETGHYRDDNHETDNNNPKRWSKPRKRSLLEMEGKEDAQKVLKCMYCGHSFESLQDLSVHMIKTKHYQKVPLKEPVTPVAAKIIPATRKKASLELELPSSPDSTGGTPKATISDTNDALQKNANPYITPNNRYGHQNGASYAWHFEARKSQILKCMECGSSHDTLQELTAHMMVTGHFIKVTNSAMKKGKPIIEAPVTPTITALLDEKVQSVPLAATTFTSPSNTPSSVSPKLNVEVKKEVDKERGIADDKMKEKEKSNEDEEKYDISSKYHYLTENDLEESPKGGLDILKSLENTVTSAINKAQNGTPSWGGYPSIHAAYQLPNMMKLSLGSSGKSTPLKTMFGNNEIVSPTKNQPLLSPPSSQTSPVPKTNFHAMEELVKKVTEKVIKVEEKMKEPEGKLSPVKRATPSPCSSEISEPLKMDASNDGGFKSQQNSPVPQRDSCKDSPTIEPVENGKEPVKSIASTLSSSTAIITDHPPEQPFVNPLSALQSVMNIHLGKAAKPSLPALDPMSMLFKMSNSLAEKAAVATPPLQCKKPDHLDRYFYHVNNDQPIDLTKGKSDKSCSLGSALLSSTSTSSASSSSTVTTAKTSAVVSFMSNSPLRENALSDISDMLKNLTESHTSKSSTPSSISEKSDIDGTTIEEPEETTPAQKRKGRQSNWNPQHLLILQAQFAASLRQTSEGKYIMSDLSPQERMHISRFTGLSMTTISHWLANVKYQLRRTGGTKFLKNLDTGHPVFFCNDCASQIRTPSTYISHLESHLGFRLRDLSKLSNEQINNQIAQTKSPSEKLVTSSPEEEIGTSYQCKLCNRTFASKHAVKLHLSKTHGKSPEDHLLYVSELEKQ from the coding sequence CCTATGTTTCAGATGAACTGAAGGCCGCAGCACTGGTGGAGGAAGACATGGAACCTGATGAAAATGCAATTGATGGGGAACCTTCAGCAAAATACGTGTGTCCGGAAAAAGACTACAGTAAGAACTGCCAGAGCTACCAAAACTCTCCAGCTGCTGAATTTTCCAGCCATGAAATGGACAGTGAGTCACACATCAGTGAGACAAGTGACCGAATGGCAGATTTTGAAAGCAGCTCTATCAAAAATGAGGAAGAGAGCAAGGAGGTTGCAATACCACTTGAAGATTCTGCTGTATCTGATAGCTTAGAACAAATGAAAGCCGTATATAATAACTTCCTTTCCAATTCCTACTGGTCCAATCTCAATTTGAATCTCCACCAGCCGACTTCAGAAAAAAACAAtggtagcagcagcagtagcagcagcagcagtagcagttgTGGGAGTGGTAGCTTTGACTGGCATCAGACTGCTATGGCAAAGACACTGCAGCAAGTTTCTCAGAGCAGAATTCTTCCTGAACCAAGTCTTTTTAGCACAGTTCAGTTGTACAGACAAAGCAGTAAGCTTTATGGCTCTATATTTACTGGAGCCAGTAAATTCCGTTGTAAAGACTGCAGTGCTGCCTATGACACTTTAGTAGAATTAACAGTGCACATGAATGAAACAGGACATTATCGAGATGACAACCATGAAACTGATAACAATAACCCTAAAAGATGGTCCAAACCTCGTAAACGTTCTTTGCTTGAAATGGAAGGGAAAGAAGATGCCCAGAAAGTATTAAAGTGTATGTACTGTGGCCATTCATTTGAATCTCTTCAGGACTTGAGTGTTCATatgatcaaaacaaaacactaccaAAAAGTGCCTCTGAAGGAACCTGTTACACCTGTAGCAGCAAAAATTATCCCAGCTACTAGAAAAAAAGCATCACTGGAGCTTGAACTTCCAAGCTCTCCAGATTCCACAGGTGGGACACCAAAAGCAACAATCTCGGACACCAACGACGCGCTACAAAAGAATGCAAATCCTTACATTACGCCAAATAATCGTTACGGTCACCAGAATGGTGCCAGCTACGCTTGGCATTTTGAGGCAAGGAAATCTCAAATTCTCAAATGCATGGAGTGTGGAAGTTCCCATGATACTTTGCAGGAACTCACTGCCCACATGATGGTGACAGGACATTTTATAAAAGTCACCAACTCTGCCATGAAGAAAGGGAAGCCAATTATAGAAGCCCCAGTGACGCCAACAATAACAGCTCTACTAGACGAAAAAGTACAGTCTGTGCCACTTGCAGCCACCACTTTTACTTCTCCCTCCAACACGCCTTCTAGTGTCTCCCCAAAATTGAATGTTGAAgtaaaaaaagaagtagataaagAGAGAGGGATTGCTGATGataaaatgaaagagaaagagaagtcAAATGAAGATGAGGAAAAGTATGATATCTCCTCAAAATATCATTATTTGACTGaaaatgacctggaagaaagtCCTAAAGGGGGGCTAGATATTTTAAAGTCTTTAGAAAACACAGTAACATCAGCTATAAACAAAGCCCAGAATGGTACACCAAGCTGGGGTGGCTACCCCAGTATTCATGCTGCCTACCAGCTACCTAACATGATGAAGCTGTCGTTGGGTTCATCAGGAAAAAGTACACCCTTAAAAACTATGTTTGGAAACAATGAAATAGTGTCACCAACTAAAAACCAGCCCCTACTGTCGCCACCAAGCAGTCAAACCTCCCCTGTGCCAAAAACGAACTTTCATGCCATGGAAGAACTGGTAAAGAAAGTCACTGAGAAAGTGATTAAAGTTGAGGAAAAAATGAAAGAACCTGAAGGAAAGCTGTCTCCAGTGAAACGTGCGACACCTTCGCCATGCAGCAGCGAAATCAGTGAACCCCTCAAAATGGATGCTTCTAACGATGGTGGTTTTAAAAGCCAACAGAACAGCCCAGTTCCTCAGAGGGATAGTTGCAAGGATAGTCCAACTATAGAACCAGTGGAAAATGGTAAAGAGCCTGTAAAGTCAATTGCAAGTACATtaagcagcagcacagctattATTACAGATCATCCTCCTGAACAACCATTTGTAAATCCATTAAGTGCACTGCAGTCTGTCATGAATATTCATCTTGGGAAAGCAGCAAAGCCATCTTTGCCTGCTCTGGATCCAATGAGCATGCTTTTTAAAATGAGCAACAGTTTGGCAGAAAAGGCTGCGGTGGCCACCCCACCTTTGCAGTGCAAAAAACCAGACCACTTAGACCGTTATTTTTATCATGTCAACAATGACCAACCCATAGATTTGACGAAAGGCAAGAGTGACAAAAGCTGCTCTTTGGGTTCAGCGCTTTTGTCATCCACATCAACATCTTCTGCATCTTCTTCATCTACAGTGACAACAGCAAAGACATCTGCAGTCGTGTCATTCATGTCAAACTCGCCGCTACGCGAGAATGCCTTGTCAGATATATCTGATATGCTGAAGAACCTGACAGAAAGTCACACATCAAAATCTTCcacaccttccagcatatctgAGAAATCTGACATTGATGGTACCACAATAGAGGAACCAGAAGAGACTACACCAGCTCAGAAAAGGAAGGGACGTCAGTCTAACTGGAACCCTCAGCACTTGCTCATTCTGCAGGCCCAGTTTGCAGCCAGTTTACGACAGACATCAGAGGGAAAATACATTATGTCAGACTTGAGCCCTCAAGAAAGAATGCACATTTCAAGGTTTACGGGACTCTCAATGACCACAATTAGCCACTGGCTAGCCAATGTGAAATACCAGCTCCGAAGGACGGGAGGAACTAAGTTCCTTAAAAATTTGGACACTGGGCATCCAGTGTTCTTTTGTAATGACTGTGCTTCACAGATCAGAACTCCTTCAACTTATATCAGTCACCTCGAATCACATCTAGGTTTCAGGTTAAGAGACCTGTCCAAACTGTCCAATGAACAGATTAACAATCAGATAGCACAAACAAAGTCACCATCTGAAAAACTGGTGACATCATCTCCAGAGGAAGAAATTGGAACTTCCTATCAGTGTAAACTTTGTAACAGGACTTTTGCAAGCAAGCATGCTGTTAAACTTCATCTTAGTAAAACACATGGGAAGTCACCAGAGGATCATCTTCTGTATGTTTCGGAGTTAGAGAAGCAGTAG
- the TSHZ3 gene encoding teashirt homolog 3 isoform X2 — protein sequence MQMLDFIHWDMLPAYVSDELKAAALVEEDMEPDENAIDGEPSAKYVCPEKDYSKNCQSYQNSPAAEFSSHEMDSESHISETSDRMADFESSSIKNEEESKEVAIPLEDSAVSDSLEQMKAVYNNFLSNSYWSNLNLNLHQPTSEKNNGSSSSSSSSSSSCGSGSFDWHQTAMAKTLQQVSQSRILPEPSLFSTVQLYRQSSKLYGSIFTGASKFRCKDCSAAYDTLVELTVHMNETGHYRDDNHETDNNNPKRWSKPRKRSLLEMEGKEDAQKVLKCMYCGHSFESLQDLSVHMIKTKHYQKVPLKEPVTPVAAKIIPATRKKASLELELPSSPDSTGGTPKATISDTNDALQKNANPYITPNNRYGHQNGASYAWHFEARKSQILKCMECGSSHDTLQELTAHMMVTGHFIKVTNSAMKKGKPIIEAPVTPTITALLDEKVQSVPLAATTFTSPSNTPSSVSPKLNVEVKKEVDKERGIADDKMKEKEKSNEDEEKYDISSKYHYLTENDLEESPKGGLDILKSLENTVTSAINKAQNGTPSWGGYPSIHAAYQLPNMMKLSLGSSGKSTPLKTMFGNNEIVSPTKNQPLLSPPSSQTSPVPKTNFHAMEELVKKVTEKVIKVEEKMKEPEGKLSPVKRATPSPCSSEISEPLKMDASNDGGFKSQQNSPVPQRDSCKDSPTIEPVENGKEPVKSIASTLSSSTAIITDHPPEQPFVNPLSALQSVMNIHLGKAAKPSLPALDPMSMLFKMSNSLAEKAAVATPPLQCKKPDHLDRYFYHVNNDQPIDLTKGKSDKSCSLGSALLSSTSTSSASSSSTVTTAKTSAVVSFMSNSPLRENALSDISDMLKNLTESHTSKSSTPSSISEKSDIDGTTIEEPEETTPAQKRKGRQSNWNPQHLLILQAQFAASLRQTSEGKYIMSDLSPQERMHISRFTGLSMTTISHWLANVKYQLRRTGGTKFLKNLDTGHPVFFCNDCASQIRTPSTYISHLESHLGFRLRDLSKLSNEQINNQIAQTKSPSEKLVTSSPEEEIGTSYQCKLCNRTFASKHAVKLHLSKTHGKSPEDHLLYVSELEKQ from the coding sequence CCTATGTTTCAGATGAACTGAAGGCCGCAGCACTGGTGGAGGAAGACATGGAACCTGATGAAAATGCAATTGATGGGGAACCTTCAGCAAAATACGTGTGTCCGGAAAAAGACTACAGTAAGAACTGCCAGAGCTACCAAAACTCTCCAGCTGCTGAATTTTCCAGCCATGAAATGGACAGTGAGTCACACATCAGTGAGACAAGTGACCGAATGGCAGATTTTGAAAGCAGCTCTATCAAAAATGAGGAAGAGAGCAAGGAGGTTGCAATACCACTTGAAGATTCTGCTGTATCTGATAGCTTAGAACAAATGAAAGCCGTATATAATAACTTCCTTTCCAATTCCTACTGGTCCAATCTCAATTTGAATCTCCACCAGCCGACTTCAGAAAAAAACAAtggtagcagcagcagtagcagcagcagcagtagcagttgTGGGAGTGGTAGCTTTGACTGGCATCAGACTGCTATGGCAAAGACACTGCAGCAAGTTTCTCAGAGCAGAATTCTTCCTGAACCAAGTCTTTTTAGCACAGTTCAGTTGTACAGACAAAGCAGTAAGCTTTATGGCTCTATATTTACTGGAGCCAGTAAATTCCGTTGTAAAGACTGCAGTGCTGCCTATGACACTTTAGTAGAATTAACAGTGCACATGAATGAAACAGGACATTATCGAGATGACAACCATGAAACTGATAACAATAACCCTAAAAGATGGTCCAAACCTCGTAAACGTTCTTTGCTTGAAATGGAAGGGAAAGAAGATGCCCAGAAAGTATTAAAGTGTATGTACTGTGGCCATTCATTTGAATCTCTTCAGGACTTGAGTGTTCATatgatcaaaacaaaacactaccaAAAAGTGCCTCTGAAGGAACCTGTTACACCTGTAGCAGCAAAAATTATCCCAGCTACTAGAAAAAAAGCATCACTGGAGCTTGAACTTCCAAGCTCTCCAGATTCCACAGGTGGGACACCAAAAGCAACAATCTCGGACACCAACGACGCGCTACAAAAGAATGCAAATCCTTACATTACGCCAAATAATCGTTACGGTCACCAGAATGGTGCCAGCTACGCTTGGCATTTTGAGGCAAGGAAATCTCAAATTCTCAAATGCATGGAGTGTGGAAGTTCCCATGATACTTTGCAGGAACTCACTGCCCACATGATGGTGACAGGACATTTTATAAAAGTCACCAACTCTGCCATGAAGAAAGGGAAGCCAATTATAGAAGCCCCAGTGACGCCAACAATAACAGCTCTACTAGACGAAAAAGTACAGTCTGTGCCACTTGCAGCCACCACTTTTACTTCTCCCTCCAACACGCCTTCTAGTGTCTCCCCAAAATTGAATGTTGAAgtaaaaaaagaagtagataaagAGAGAGGGATTGCTGATGataaaatgaaagagaaagagaagtcAAATGAAGATGAGGAAAAGTATGATATCTCCTCAAAATATCATTATTTGACTGaaaatgacctggaagaaagtCCTAAAGGGGGGCTAGATATTTTAAAGTCTTTAGAAAACACAGTAACATCAGCTATAAACAAAGCCCAGAATGGTACACCAAGCTGGGGTGGCTACCCCAGTATTCATGCTGCCTACCAGCTACCTAACATGATGAAGCTGTCGTTGGGTTCATCAGGAAAAAGTACACCCTTAAAAACTATGTTTGGAAACAATGAAATAGTGTCACCAACTAAAAACCAGCCCCTACTGTCGCCACCAAGCAGTCAAACCTCCCCTGTGCCAAAAACGAACTTTCATGCCATGGAAGAACTGGTAAAGAAAGTCACTGAGAAAGTGATTAAAGTTGAGGAAAAAATGAAAGAACCTGAAGGAAAGCTGTCTCCAGTGAAACGTGCGACACCTTCGCCATGCAGCAGCGAAATCAGTGAACCCCTCAAAATGGATGCTTCTAACGATGGTGGTTTTAAAAGCCAACAGAACAGCCCAGTTCCTCAGAGGGATAGTTGCAAGGATAGTCCAACTATAGAACCAGTGGAAAATGGTAAAGAGCCTGTAAAGTCAATTGCAAGTACATtaagcagcagcacagctattATTACAGATCATCCTCCTGAACAACCATTTGTAAATCCATTAAGTGCACTGCAGTCTGTCATGAATATTCATCTTGGGAAAGCAGCAAAGCCATCTTTGCCTGCTCTGGATCCAATGAGCATGCTTTTTAAAATGAGCAACAGTTTGGCAGAAAAGGCTGCGGTGGCCACCCCACCTTTGCAGTGCAAAAAACCAGACCACTTAGACCGTTATTTTTATCATGTCAACAATGACCAACCCATAGATTTGACGAAAGGCAAGAGTGACAAAAGCTGCTCTTTGGGTTCAGCGCTTTTGTCATCCACATCAACATCTTCTGCATCTTCTTCATCTACAGTGACAACAGCAAAGACATCTGCAGTCGTGTCATTCATGTCAAACTCGCCGCTACGCGAGAATGCCTTGTCAGATATATCTGATATGCTGAAGAACCTGACAGAAAGTCACACATCAAAATCTTCcacaccttccagcatatctgAGAAATCTGACATTGATGGTACCACAATAGAGGAACCAGAAGAGACTACACCAGCTCAGAAAAGGAAGGGACGTCAGTCTAACTGGAACCCTCAGCACTTGCTCATTCTGCAGGCCCAGTTTGCAGCCAGTTTACGACAGACATCAGAGGGAAAATACATTATGTCAGACTTGAGCCCTCAAGAAAGAATGCACATTTCAAGGTTTACGGGACTCTCAATGACCACAATTAGCCACTGGCTAGCCAATGTGAAATACCAGCTCCGAAGGACGGGAGGAACTAAGTTCCTTAAAAATTTGGACACTGGGCATCCAGTGTTCTTTTGTAATGACTGTGCTTCACAGATCAGAACTCCTTCAACTTATATCAGTCACCTCGAATCACATCTAGGTTTCAGGTTAAGAGACCTGTCCAAACTGTCCAATGAACAGATTAACAATCAGATAGCACAAACAAAGTCACCATCTGAAAAACTGGTGACATCATCTCCAGAGGAAGAAATTGGAACTTCCTATCAGTGTAAACTTTGTAACAGGACTTTTGCAAGCAAGCATGCTGTTAAACTTCATCTTAGTAAAACACATGGGAAGTCACCAGAGGATCATCTTCTGTATGTTTCGGAGTTAGAGAAGCAGTAG